From the Pseudarthrobacter sp. MM222 genome, one window contains:
- a CDS encoding exodeoxyribonuclease VII small subunit: MAAETTSGTSSPNTDIDSLSYEDAREQLVAVVSRLEAGGASLEESLALWERGEALAKRCEEWLEGARRRLAAAKDQAGQGN, encoded by the coding sequence ATGGCAGCAGAGACCACTTCCGGCACGAGCAGTCCGAATACGGACATCGACAGCCTTAGCTACGAGGACGCCCGCGAACAGCTGGTCGCTGTGGTGAGCCGGCTGGAGGCCGGAGGCGCCAGCCTGGAGGAATCCCTCGCGCTGTGGGAGCGGGGCGAGGCGCTGGCCAAGCGCTGCGAAGAGTGGCTCGAGGGTGCCCGTAGGCGCCTGGCCGCCGCCAAGGACCAGGCCGGCCAGGGCAACTAG